In one window of Candidatus Sulfuricurvum sp. RIFRC-1 DNA:
- the alaS gene encoding alanine--tRNA ligase, with the protein MDVREAFLAFFESKQHARVPSSPLVPDDATLLFTNAGMVPFKSIFTGDIPIPANPRATSAQTCIRAGGKHNDLENVGHTARHHTFFEMLGNFSFGDYFKEEAIAHAWEFVTEVMKLPVDKLWVTVHESDDEAEEIWKKHISANRIMRLGDKDNFWQMGDTGPCGPCSEIFVDQGAEHFNGPEDYMGGDGDRFLEIWNLVFMQYERNAKGELKPLPKPSIDTGMGLERATAVLEGALSNYDSTLFMPIIRKVEALIGKPYTYASGASYRVIADHIRTATFLLAQGTNFSNEGRGYVLRRILRRAVRHGYLLGFTKPFMFEVADTVAELMGKQYPYIVEKLSVLKEQIMLEEERFFKTIQSGIELFNEELKNTKETFSGEVAFKLYDTFGFPLDLTEDMLKEKHLALDVETFETLMLEQRKRAKAAWKGSGDAHVEGDFKTLLETFGVNSFIGYAYTKAPVKIQALLGENFERVDQLHAHQSGWVLLEETPFYAESGGQSGDIGTLGEKAVVTETKKFHGLNLSHIETKATLSVGESVEAIVDPSRNEVAKHHSATHLLHAALYEQLGEHISQAGSLVEHNRLRFDFSHPKAMSHEEIAFVEERVNYHIFHALEGMTREMSIDEAKKSGAKAQFGEKYGDTVRVVNFGTASVEFCGGIHVDNTATIGTFVIVKESGVSAGVRRIEAVCGNAAYNLFKANRHLLEEVEASVKNRDVLAGIERLKEQVKTLKSEMSVLASSTKEELSVSMMGNTVVVVAELTAGDIKERIDEFKNAHESVAVILFQIKDDKVLLAAGAKNTTVKAGDWIKTIAPILGGGGGGRPDFAQAGGKDASKLTEAKEAALAYVTKELS; encoded by the coding sequence ATGGATGTCCGCGAAGCCTTTTTGGCCTTTTTTGAATCAAAACAACACGCACGGGTTCCGAGTTCTCCCCTCGTACCCGATGATGCAACCCTCCTTTTTACGAATGCCGGTATGGTTCCGTTTAAGTCTATTTTTACGGGCGATATCCCTATCCCTGCCAATCCGCGTGCGACCAGCGCCCAAACCTGTATCCGTGCCGGGGGCAAGCATAATGACTTAGAAAATGTCGGTCATACGGCGCGTCACCACACGTTTTTCGAGATGCTCGGGAACTTCAGTTTCGGCGATTATTTCAAAGAGGAAGCGATTGCCCATGCATGGGAGTTTGTGACGGAAGTGATGAAACTCCCTGTTGATAAACTCTGGGTAACCGTCCATGAGAGCGATGATGAAGCCGAAGAAATCTGGAAAAAACACATTTCCGCCAACCGCATTATGCGTTTGGGAGATAAAGACAACTTTTGGCAGATGGGAGATACCGGACCGTGCGGACCGTGTTCGGAGATTTTTGTCGATCAGGGTGCGGAACATTTCAACGGCCCTGAGGATTATATGGGGGGAGACGGTGACCGATTCCTCGAAATCTGGAACCTCGTATTTATGCAGTATGAGCGAAACGCTAAGGGTGAGTTGAAACCGCTTCCGAAACCCTCTATCGATACGGGGATGGGATTGGAACGTGCCACGGCGGTACTCGAGGGGGCACTCAGCAACTACGATTCAACCCTCTTTATGCCGATTATCCGTAAAGTTGAAGCCCTTATCGGTAAACCCTATACCTATGCAAGCGGTGCGTCGTACCGTGTTATCGCCGATCATATCCGTACGGCTACTTTCCTCCTCGCGCAGGGGACAAACTTTTCGAATGAAGGGCGGGGATACGTTCTTCGCCGAATCTTGCGTCGTGCGGTTCGTCACGGTTACTTGCTCGGATTTACCAAACCGTTTATGTTTGAGGTTGCCGACACCGTCGCCGAATTGATGGGGAAACAATATCCGTATATCGTCGAAAAACTAAGTGTTCTAAAAGAGCAAATCATGCTCGAAGAGGAGCGCTTTTTCAAAACGATTCAGTCGGGGATCGAACTCTTTAATGAAGAGTTGAAAAATACCAAAGAGACCTTTAGCGGTGAAGTGGCGTTTAAACTCTACGATACGTTCGGATTCCCTCTCGATTTGACTGAGGATATGTTGAAAGAGAAACATCTCGCCCTCGATGTTGAGACGTTTGAAACACTGATGTTAGAACAGCGCAAACGGGCAAAAGCGGCATGGAAAGGCTCAGGTGACGCACACGTCGAGGGGGATTTTAAAACCCTTCTTGAGACGTTCGGTGTCAACTCCTTTATCGGATACGCGTATACGAAAGCACCGGTAAAAATCCAAGCCCTTTTGGGTGAGAATTTTGAGAGAGTTGATCAGTTGCACGCTCACCAGAGCGGATGGGTACTCCTCGAAGAGACTCCGTTTTATGCGGAGAGCGGTGGACAAAGCGGCGATATCGGAACTCTCGGAGAGAAAGCGGTTGTAACCGAAACAAAAAAATTCCACGGGTTGAATCTTTCACACATCGAGACCAAAGCGACCCTCAGTGTCGGTGAGAGCGTTGAAGCGATTGTCGATCCATCACGTAACGAGGTCGCGAAACACCACTCGGCAACCCACTTGTTGCACGCGGCATTGTATGAGCAGTTGGGGGAACATATCTCTCAAGCAGGATCATTGGTTGAGCATAACCGTCTCCGTTTCGACTTTTCACACCCTAAAGCGATGTCTCACGAGGAGATCGCTTTCGTCGAAGAGCGGGTGAACTATCATATCTTCCATGCATTGGAAGGGATGACCCGTGAAATGAGCATCGACGAAGCGAAAAAAAGCGGGGCGAAAGCGCAATTCGGTGAAAAATACGGCGATACGGTACGCGTCGTCAATTTCGGAACGGCATCGGTCGAGTTCTGCGGCGGTATCCACGTCGATAACACGGCAACCATCGGGACGTTTGTCATCGTAAAAGAGAGCGGTGTCAGTGCAGGTGTTCGTCGTATCGAAGCAGTGTGCGGAAATGCCGCTTACAACCTCTTTAAAGCGAATCGACATTTACTCGAAGAAGTAGAAGCATCGGTTAAAAACCGCGATGTATTAGCAGGGATTGAGCGTCTTAAAGAGCAGGTTAAAACGCTCAAGTCTGAGATGTCGGTATTGGCGTCAAGCACTAAAGAAGAACTCTCCGTGAGTATGATGGGCAATACCGTAGTTGTTGTTGCCGAACTCACGGCAGGCGATATCAAAGAGCGGATTGATGAGTTTAAAAATGCGCATGAATCGGTTGCGGTGATCCTTTTCCAAATCAAAGACGATAAAGTCCTCCTCGCAGCAGGTGCCAAAAACACGACTGTTAAAGCAGGTGATTGGATCAAAACCATCGCACCGATCCTCGGCGGCGGTGGCGGCGGACGTCCTGATTTCGCTCAAGCGGGGGGAAAAGACGCTTCTAAACTCACAGAGGCCAAAGAGGCGGCATTGGCGTATGTAACGAAGGAACTCTCATAA
- a CDS encoding DUF2442 domain-containing protein: MKYTVVDAHYLHDYKIDMTFEDGKHGIVDLSEYTKRGGVFANFGHIDYFKRFSIDYGTLVWDGEVDIAPERLYEKAV; the protein is encoded by the coding sequence ATGAAATATACCGTTGTCGATGCCCATTATTTGCACGATTACAAAATCGATATGACATTCGAAGATGGTAAACACGGAATTGTTGATTTGAGTGAGTATACCAAACGCGGTGGGGTGTTTGCTAATTTTGGTCACATCGATTATTTTAAAAGATTCTCAATTGATTACGGAACATTAGTCTGGGATGGAGAAGTAGACATCGCACCCGAACGACTTTACGAAAAAGCTGTATAG
- a CDS encoding DUF4160 domain-containing protein has product MPEISRFYGIRVMMFYDEHNPPHFHVEYNEYNAVIRIADLAITEGKLPPKAAGLIVEWALAHKDELARDWELAQNDQRPEKIEPLK; this is encoded by the coding sequence ATGCCTGAAATTAGCCGATTTTATGGAATACGGGTGATGATGTTTTATGATGAGCATAATCCACCCCATTTTCATGTAGAATACAATGAGTATAATGCGGTAATACGAATCGCCGATTTAGCGATTACCGAGGGGAAACTCCCGCCCAAAGCGGCAGGATTGATCGTCGAATGGGCGTTAGCGCATAAAGACGAGCTGGCTAGAGATTGGGAATTAGCTCAAAACGATCAAAGACCAGAAAAAATTGAACCCTTGAAATAA
- a CDS encoding DUF2442 domain-containing protein: MKILKLLKMLGRHTLETEITNISPNGIWILTEGKELFMSFETFPWFKDASVAKIGNVETYENGHLYWPDLDIDLTVDIIEHPERFPLIAS, from the coding sequence ATGAAAATATTGAAACTTTTAAAAATGCTTGGGAGGCACACTTTGGAAACTGAAATCACCAACATTTCCCCTAATGGCATATGGATTCTAACCGAGGGGAAAGAGCTGTTTATGTCTTTTGAAACTTTCCCGTGGTTTAAAGATGCTTCTGTAGCAAAAATCGGCAATGTCGAAACCTATGAGAACGGTCATCTTTATTGGCCTGATTTGGATATTGACCTCACCGTTGATATTATCGAACACCCTGAACGATTTCCGCTGATTGCGTCGTAA
- a CDS encoding response regulator: MSDEINLDLVTLANSLKKYSVLVVDDEEIALQLFSTTLKNFFKHVGVAQHVSVAIDKMNEYPYDALITDNILPDISGTELIKRIRNGEAVKNEEYRKKIENMPIYLITHSVESHLSEVLNLNHVYYLHKPSLKTQTILKMLCILEKTLESNR, from the coding sequence ATGTCAGACGAAATTAATTTAGACCTTGTTACATTAGCAAATTCTTTAAAAAAATATTCTGTGTTAGTAGTTGATGATGAGGAGATAGCTTTACAATTATTTTCAACTACATTAAAAAACTTCTTTAAACATGTTGGTGTCGCACAGCATGTGTCCGTTGCGATAGATAAAATGAATGAATACCCATATGATGCATTAATAACTGACAATATACTACCAGATATATCTGGCACGGAATTAATCAAAAGAATCAGAAATGGTGAGGCTGTCAAAAATGAGGAATACAGAAAAAAAATTGAAAATATGCCTATATATTTAATAACACATTCTGTAGAGTCACATCTATCTGAAGTATTAAATCTAAATCATGTGTATTATTTACATAAACCTTCTTTGAAAACTCAAACAATACTTAAAATGCTTTGTATATTAGAAAAAACACTTGAAAGTAATAGGTGA
- the leuA gene encoding 2-isopropylmalate synthase has translation MKHASVGKYRPYPQVDLPNRIWPSKTITHAPIWCSVDLRDGNQALITPMNLDQKLSLFSLLLKLGFKNIEVGFPSASKVEFDFLRTLVEQKLIPDDVTVQVLVQAREHLIDKTFEALAGVKKAIVHLYNSTSVAQRKIVFGKEQDEIIALAMEGVDMVKARAAKHDGEIMLEYSPESFTGTELEFAARICNAVTERWGISAERKVVINLPATVEMATPNVYADQIEWMSRHLSNREHVLISTHTHNDRGTSVAATELALLAGADRVEGTLLSNGERTGNVDIITLALNMYTQGVDPELDFSDLETVVRVVEECTDMKTHERHPYVGELVYTAFSGSHQDAINKGLAYQRAKDDAFWEVPYLPIDPQDVGRNYEGIIRINSQSGKGGVAYVLEDKFGYSLPKKMHPEIGTIVQKVTDEAGRELSSEEILEIFEKTYFGEPHDIEFVDYSVLSESAKEHSAKCVLEYTHNGKTIRSEGQGNGPIDACKNALMVEYSHNFKILSYSEHSRGELSSAEAVAYIEIQTESLEKFFGVGCDNDITVASIKAMFSALNRAFS, from the coding sequence ATGAAACACGCATCTGTGGGCAAATACCGCCCTTATCCACAAGTTGATTTGCCAAATCGTATTTGGCCATCTAAAACCATCACGCATGCCCCTATCTGGTGCAGTGTCGATCTTCGCGACGGAAACCAAGCGTTGATCACCCCGATGAATTTGGATCAAAAACTCTCTCTCTTCTCACTCTTGCTGAAACTCGGATTTAAAAATATCGAGGTAGGATTCCCTTCCGCATCGAAGGTCGAATTTGACTTTTTACGCACCCTTGTGGAGCAAAAGTTAATCCCTGATGACGTGACGGTTCAAGTCCTCGTCCAAGCGCGCGAACATTTGATCGATAAAACATTTGAAGCGTTAGCCGGGGTCAAAAAAGCAATTGTCCATTTGTATAACTCCACCTCGGTGGCACAGCGTAAGATCGTCTTCGGCAAAGAACAAGATGAGATCATCGCGTTAGCGATGGAGGGTGTCGATATGGTCAAAGCCCGCGCAGCGAAGCACGATGGCGAAATCATGCTCGAATACTCCCCTGAGAGTTTTACGGGGACGGAGTTGGAATTTGCCGCCCGTATCTGTAACGCTGTGACCGAACGCTGGGGGATTAGTGCAGAGCGTAAAGTGGTGATTAACCTTCCGGCGACGGTCGAGATGGCGACACCGAACGTTTATGCCGATCAGATCGAGTGGATGAGCCGACATTTGAGCAACCGTGAGCATGTGCTGATCTCGACCCACACCCACAATGACCGTGGAACCTCGGTTGCGGCGACGGAGTTGGCGTTGCTCGCGGGGGCAGATCGTGTCGAGGGGACGTTGCTCTCTAACGGCGAGCGCACCGGAAACGTCGATATCATCACCCTCGCGCTCAACATGTACACCCAAGGGGTTGATCCGGAGCTTGATTTCAGCGATTTAGAGACGGTGGTTCGAGTCGTCGAAGAGTGCACCGATATGAAAACCCATGAGCGTCACCCCTATGTCGGTGAACTCGTATATACGGCGTTTTCAGGTTCCCACCAAGATGCGATTAACAAAGGGTTAGCGTATCAGCGTGCCAAAGACGATGCATTCTGGGAAGTACCGTATCTTCCAATCGATCCTCAGGATGTTGGGCGCAACTACGAGGGGATTATTCGTATCAATTCCCAATCGGGCAAAGGGGGAGTTGCCTACGTACTCGAAGATAAATTCGGCTATTCGCTGCCGAAAAAAATGCACCCTGAAATCGGAACCATTGTCCAAAAAGTAACGGACGAAGCGGGACGCGAACTCTCAAGCGAAGAGATTTTAGAGATTTTTGAAAAGACCTATTTCGGTGAACCGCACGACATCGAGTTTGTTGATTATTCAGTTCTCTCGGAGAGCGCCAAAGAGCACTCCGCCAAATGTGTGTTGGAATACACCCATAACGGCAAAACGATCCGAAGCGAAGGGCAGGGAAACGGACCGATCGATGCGTGTAAAAATGCGTTGATGGTGGAATATTCGCACAATTTTAAAATTCTCTCGTACTCGGAACATTCACGCGGAGAGCTTTCCAGTGCCGAGGCGGTAGCCTATATCGAAATTCAGACGGAGAGTTTGGAGAAATTTTTCGGAGTAGGGTGTGATAATGATATCACGGTCGCTTCGATTAAAGCGATGTTTAGCGCTCTTAATCGGGCGTTTTCATAA
- a CDS encoding LamG domain-containing protein, whose amino-acid sequence MEENCSPKQKTLSLLSTLCLMLFFTVNLYSASIITSATFNGAATTTVYSSDSVTVAVNASVPSNNNADRWRSTAWRIGNSGSYTCQNTNNFNGIGNYSTSFTITAPSTSGTYPISLIAYSDNGCSSDASNTYTTANALTVMVDQTTYTQTRNFTLRQSLNARGDIRLIGNTVLCKSSNGGSTGTCVAPGNNEANNAFYAIYNDIDSDGSTTSSSSADLSLPAGSKILWAGLYWQGQFPTNYTTDKNSVKTIKFKRPGGAYQSVTASQIDYISTTNTPYQGFADVTSLMNVNAPNGTYHIADLKTKLGTSAYGAWSLSIMYEDATDNLKNMTEYDGFKAIYASGSTQTINVSGFRTPLSGTVNSTFFIFGAEGDAAYAYEGLQIQNGSGVLTNIFNTLNPSNNQFNSNITYKNAYVTSRNPAWQNTAGIDIDTYDISGVLGNNQTSTQIKIIGNGGDQYYVGTFGFATQIYSPTIGNFDKNVSVTYESNQTCGTDKDLRGATLNYEVNFENTGTEAASTVRVYDDFQSNGILSYLDMTQTTVPTVQLISGTAASTITCDKNATAVYCDFNRINIGTKYKINFSTKVPSSLVVTSDISLNNTANAHYYNAATGEEITQLASSNMEIAGGICAVLPVANYRLDECLWGGISNEILDSSGNGLNGTSVNSPLKIAGEICTGGKFKGASTNTNITIANNSHLNLANELSISVWVNPSSWPTSDLRTIASKDTNYEFHLNNSGRVNWWWGTGNFTGSSAVPLNTWTHIALTYKSGEQKIYINGVEDGSATYTGILPQNSLPFYIGVDYNYPSRTFDGSIDEVKIFDRALSQTEISSIYSNESSGNNFNGSIRTCPNCAIIPDPAVSFDAWDSFRSIDDRNISTKVVSKPFDLTVASLNETNDGYQDFNGTVCARLIDTAGTALTDWTKLTYAAEQTKTATFILDRAIGGGDSAGVRLMWEKDAPVSTTCDALTATDTIVASDRFAVRPAVFSITAPNAVAGVDFNVIFAAPNFSGSPSTAYNESVPGSFEIAIGEHNSLCGVGTFNPSLTLFSFVNGTKTLTTRYSEVGVLDINITDLTKACGAKYANVDCDDANVAGYYSSASDLPIGLTQAQITIKPHHFDVTGTLTNFAGGNFTYLSDDLNMSAALDLNITAKNGEGNTTANYSSACYAKNTDLTLVHSSVPSPLTKILYSETLTTVNTNVLKGDPWTLSLNSSLFNSGSVAPNIDFNFDRSPSKPLNPFDFNITSATATDADAVTGTGAPLGDSTFVYGRARAYDITTNTSPVNVPIEFEVYSTTSSGFVSGMPQNVLKWYRNIDHDTAAEGNVLLGGFSAGVTDSAINTSTAPANGLQIIEVTSTTDRIIHLDISPWLWYSPKYTYDYSGNCTRHPCFNYDYTDATGGIKGVNSGTFQGSDFQMTPAKNITNKGVKIFR is encoded by the coding sequence ATGGAAGAAAACTGTTCACCAAAACAAAAAACTTTATCTTTATTAAGTACTCTTTGTTTGATGTTGTTTTTTACGGTAAATCTCTATAGTGCCTCCATTATCACTTCAGCGACATTTAATGGAGCCGCAACGACTACAGTTTATTCCTCCGATTCTGTTACGGTAGCTGTCAATGCATCCGTCCCAAGTAATAACAATGCTGATCGGTGGAGATCTACGGCATGGCGAATCGGTAACAGTGGAAGTTATACGTGTCAAAATACCAATAATTTTAACGGAATCGGAAACTATTCAACTTCTTTCACAATCACAGCCCCAAGTACGAGCGGAACGTATCCAATTAGCCTTATTGCCTATAGCGATAACGGATGTTCCTCAGATGCGAGCAACACCTATACAACGGCAAATGCACTAACCGTTATGGTTGATCAGACTACTTATACCCAAACCCGAAATTTTACCCTCCGCCAATCACTTAACGCACGCGGTGATATTCGGCTTATCGGAAATACCGTCTTGTGTAAAAGCAGTAACGGTGGATCAACCGGAACCTGTGTTGCACCCGGCAATAATGAAGCCAATAATGCTTTTTACGCTATTTACAACGACATTGATTCCGATGGGTCAACGACCAGTTCTTCATCCGCAGATCTCTCTCTTCCTGCCGGATCAAAAATCCTCTGGGCTGGGTTGTATTGGCAGGGACAATTCCCAACCAATTACACCACCGATAAAAACAGTGTCAAAACAATCAAATTTAAAAGACCGGGCGGGGCATATCAAAGCGTAACCGCTTCCCAAATCGATTACATTAGTACAACCAATACCCCCTACCAAGGCTTTGCGGATGTAACTTCTTTAATGAATGTCAACGCACCAAACGGTACCTACCATATTGCCGATCTTAAAACCAAATTAGGTACCAGTGCTTATGGAGCATGGTCTTTAAGTATTATGTACGAAGACGCTACCGATAACCTTAAAAACATGACCGAATATGACGGATTTAAAGCAATTTATGCGAGCGGTTCAACTCAAACTATTAATGTATCAGGATTCCGTACCCCTCTAAGCGGAACAGTAAATTCTACCTTTTTCATCTTCGGTGCAGAAGGAGATGCCGCTTATGCGTATGAAGGGTTACAAATCCAAAACGGTTCGGGGGTATTAACCAATATTTTCAATACTCTCAATCCTTCAAATAACCAGTTCAACTCCAATATTACGTACAAAAACGCTTATGTCACCAGTAGAAATCCGGCATGGCAAAACACCGCCGGTATCGATATTGATACCTATGATATTTCCGGAGTTCTTGGAAACAATCAGACATCGACCCAAATCAAAATCATTGGGAACGGAGGAGATCAATATTACGTCGGTACCTTTGGATTCGCAACTCAAATATACTCTCCAACCATCGGAAATTTTGACAAAAACGTCTCGGTAACCTATGAATCGAACCAAACCTGCGGAACGGATAAAGACCTGCGGGGGGCAACCTTAAACTATGAAGTGAATTTTGAGAATACCGGAACAGAAGCGGCATCTACCGTTCGTGTCTATGATGATTTTCAAAGCAACGGAATACTCAGTTATCTCGATATGACACAAACAACCGTTCCAACGGTACAACTCATCAGCGGCACCGCCGCATCAACCATCACATGTGATAAAAATGCTACTGCAGTCTATTGCGATTTTAACCGGATTAATATCGGTACCAAATATAAAATCAATTTTAGTACTAAAGTTCCAAGCTCTCTTGTCGTAACAAGTGATATAAGCCTAAACAATACTGCAAACGCACACTATTATAATGCTGCCACAGGTGAAGAAATCACTCAACTTGCTTCCAGTAATATGGAAATTGCGGGAGGAATTTGTGCTGTTCTCCCCGTAGCGAACTACCGCCTCGATGAATGCTTATGGGGTGGAATAAGCAATGAAATATTGGATTCCAGCGGAAATGGATTAAATGGGACATCCGTTAATAGCCCTCTCAAAATTGCGGGAGAAATATGTACGGGAGGAAAATTCAAAGGAGCCAGTACCAATACAAACATTACAATTGCAAATAACTCCCATTTGAATCTTGCCAACGAACTCTCTATCAGTGTATGGGTCAATCCCTCTTCATGGCCAACATCCGATTTACGTACAATAGCTTCTAAAGATACCAACTACGAGTTTCATCTCAATAACAGTGGTCGTGTCAATTGGTGGTGGGGTACAGGAAATTTTACCGGATCAAGCGCCGTTCCTCTGAACACGTGGACGCATATTGCTTTGACCTATAAAAGCGGTGAACAAAAAATCTACATCAATGGGGTTGAGGATGGCAGTGCTACCTACACCGGAATACTGCCCCAAAATAGTTTACCTTTTTATATCGGCGTAGATTACAATTATCCCTCACGAACCTTTGACGGATCAATCGATGAAGTTAAAATATTTGATCGGGCATTGTCTCAAACCGAAATTTCATCCATCTATTCTAATGAATCTTCCGGTAATAACTTTAACGGATCAATCCGAACATGTCCTAATTGTGCCATCATTCCCGATCCAGCCGTTTCTTTCGATGCATGGGACTCTTTCCGCTCCATAGACGATCGCAATATCTCAACTAAAGTCGTCTCTAAACCCTTTGACCTCACTGTCGCCTCACTCAATGAAACCAACGACGGTTATCAAGATTTTAACGGTACCGTTTGCGCCCGTTTGATTGATACTGCAGGAACCGCTCTTACCGATTGGACTAAACTCACCTATGCCGCTGAGCAGACTAAAACTGCAACCTTTATCCTCGACCGTGCTATCGGAGGAGGTGATAGTGCCGGAGTTCGTCTCATGTGGGAAAAAGATGCCCCTGTCTCAACGACGTGTGATGCTCTGACGGCTACCGATACAATTGTTGCCAGCGACCGTTTTGCGGTACGTCCCGCAGTATTCAGTATTACAGCTCCTAATGCCGTCGCAGGGGTCGATTTTAATGTCATATTTGCTGCCCCTAATTTTTCAGGAAGCCCATCAACCGCTTATAACGAAAGTGTTCCCGGAAGCTTTGAAATCGCCATCGGCGAACACAATTCACTTTGCGGCGTTGGAACCTTTAATCCGTCTCTTACCTTGTTCAGCTTTGTCAACGGAACCAAAACTTTAACAACACGCTATTCAGAAGTGGGTGTCCTCGACATCAACATCACCGATCTCACTAAAGCGTGCGGTGCGAAGTATGCTAATGTCGATTGCGATGATGCAAATGTCGCCGGATACTATAGCTCCGCAAGTGATTTACCTATCGGATTAACCCAAGCACAAATTACGATTAAGCCGCATCATTTCGATGTAACGGGAACCCTCACTAATTTCGCGGGAGGAAATTTCACCTATCTCTCCGATGATCTCAACATGTCCGCCGCACTGGATCTCAACATCACCGCTAAAAACGGCGAAGGTAATACTACTGCCAATTACAGTTCAGCGTGTTATGCTAAAAATACCGATTTAACACTCGTCCATTCGAGTGTCCCTAGCCCCCTGACCAAAATTCTCTATTCTGAAACACTCACTACAGTAAACACCAATGTACTAAAAGGTGACCCATGGACATTGAGTTTGAATTCAAGCTTGTTTAATAGCGGTTCAGTCGCCCCAAATATCGATTTCAATTTCGACAGGTCTCCTAGTAAACCTCTTAATCCGTTTGATTTCAACATCACCTCCGCAACCGCAACAGACGCTGATGCAGTTACTGGGACAGGAGCGCCGCTAGGAGATAGTACATTTGTCTATGGTCGTGCACGTGCCTATGATATTACGACCAATACTTCCCCAGTCAATGTGCCGATCGAGTTTGAAGTTTACAGTACCACCTCATCGGGATTTGTGAGCGGGATGCCGCAAAACGTCCTCAAATGGTATCGCAATATCGATCACGACACTGCCGCTGAGGGAAATGTACTCTTAGGCGGATTTAGTGCCGGGGTAACCGATAGTGCAATCAATACATCGACAGCTCCAGCCAATGGGCTTCAGATTATAGAGGTCACCTCAACAACCGATCGAATCATCCATTTGGATATCAGCCCGTGGTTATGGTATTCTCCCAAATATACTTACGATTACAGCGGGAATTGTACACGACATCCGTGTTTCAACTACGACTACACCGACGCAACTGGCGGGATAAAAGGGGTGAACAGCGGAACGTTCCAAGGGAGTGACTTTCAAATGACACCGGCGAAAAACATTACCAATAAAGGGGTAAAAATCTTTCGATGA
- a CDS encoding prepilin-type N-terminal cleavage/methylation domain-containing protein, protein MRKGLTLIELILSMVIIGIVFTVIPRLVMSMNQSTQVTIKEEAMYNAMAQMGMILNLPWDNNNTQNPQILSVNAGDAAYDCNLTTGYRVGGFVGGRNCIAPPLISYNAGPIQKEDAESNDIDDFHDTNITADKNCSATLKKGLYAIGTTVIYVNDPASAGTAALSTVDKAPQYSNTKYILVRVGYGSDSQHKGCITALQYHSFNIGNIQINSRNWN, encoded by the coding sequence ATGAGAAAAGGTCTGACTCTAATTGAACTCATCCTCTCGATGGTGATCATCGGAATCGTCTTTACCGTCATTCCCCGTCTGGTGATGTCGATGAACCAAAGCACCCAAGTGACGATCAAAGAAGAGGCAATGTACAATGCCATGGCGCAGATGGGAATGATCCTTAATTTGCCATGGGATAACAATAACACCCAAAATCCTCAAATCCTGAGCGTGAATGCGGGAGATGCAGCCTATGATTGCAACCTCACCACCGGATACCGTGTCGGCGGATTTGTAGGAGGTCGCAACTGCATCGCACCTCCGCTCATCAGCTATAACGCCGGGCCGATTCAGAAAGAAGACGCTGAGAGCAACGACATCGACGATTTTCACGATACCAACATCACGGCCGATAAAAACTGTTCGGCTACTCTTAAAAAAGGGCTTTACGCCATCGGAACTACCGTAATCTATGTCAATGATCCCGCCTCTGCCGGAACCGCTGCTTTATCCACCGTTGACAAAGCGCCGCAATATTCCAATACCAAATACATACTCGTCCGTGTTGGATACGGAAGCGACAGCCAACACAAAGGGTGCATCACCGCACTGCAATACCACTCTTTCAACATCGGCAATATCCAAATCAACTCTCGGAACTGGAACTGA